The region TGCCGCTCGCCCGCTTAAGCGGTTATGTGCTGTCGAACTTTATGATCGAGGAAGGGGTGGCGGCTGTGAAAATGCCGCGGGCGCTGCTTGAGGAATACGGCGTCACCCCGCTTGAGGCGTCGCAGCTCGTCAGTTTGCTCGGCAATATTGACGGCATTGTCGCCTGGGTGTTTTTCATTGAGGAAGAACGAGAAATCCGCGTCCGTTTCCGTTCCAAAGGGCCGGTCATCAATGTGGTCGCCAAACGCTACGGCGGCGGCGGCCATCCGCTCGCAGCCGGCGCGTCCATTGCTTCTTGGGAGGAAGCGGATCGCGTGATGGAAGACGTAAAAGCGGTCTGCCGGGCTGAGCGGTGACGGAAACGGGTGGTTTTTAAAAGTTGTTGTTTCAGCGAAGCTTCATGTTGATAGGAGAAGGCGTCCCGAAGGTTTTCGGGACACCCTCTTTTCCCGCAAGACGCGCTTGTTTGGCACTCCGCCGCGGCGGAATGGGGCGGCAAGGCGCGCTCTACGGAAGCGGCGCCAGTTTGACTTCGACGGCCAACAAGGTAAAGATCGTAAGTGTGTGAAGTTCAAGCCGGTATGTCTTCTCGTGGATCGTATACGTTTTGTTTTCAATGGCCCGCTCAATCAGTTCTCGGCTGTTGTACACCGTTTCGATATCTTTCGTAATCAAATGGGATAAATCTTCTTTGACGCTGTCTTCAATGCGAAACGTCGTGTATGAATCAAGTTTATATTGCTCGGCGTTGGCGAGATGGACGGAAACGTCCTGCACGGTCAGCTTTTTTTTCATTTCCTTATTGTAATGAATATAGTCTTCCTGCCAAATGCGAATTTCGTTTTGCAAATCGGCGATCTGTTCGTTGAGCTCATTGACGTGCCGCACTTGTTTTTCCTGCAAGACGCCGAACATATACAAAAAGACAAACCAGCTGATGAGCGCTCCGATCGCCGCGCCGGCGAAAAAGCGCTGCCATGACGGGTATTGGTAATACGGAGGAATTCTCATGGCGAAATGTGCTCCTGCGTCAGCCACGTAATGATCGCCACTCCGGTCTGTGCTCCGCCCATGGCGGACAAAATGAGCAAAAATTGCCGCACGATGTCTTTCGTTTCCCCTAAAAACAGCCCTCGCTCAACGACGTAAAACGTGTCAAACGTCCCGCCGATGGCGGCGACGACCGCCCAAATGCGCAAATCGCCGGCAAATCGGTACATGGCCGTCAGCGGCTGGCCGCCGCTTAAAAACGCGCCGAGCGCGCCGATGATGGCGCCGCCAAGCAGCACGCCGACGGCGATAAAATAGCTTTGAATAAATGCCGGCAAGAAGGCCGCTTTTTCGTTCATGCGCTTCCCCGCCCTTTCTTTCTCTCTTATCTATGTATATCAATGGGGTGGACGGAGTATGTAGCCGAAAGAAAAGTTTTCGCCCGTCAAGCGCACGGATGAGGGAGGGATGGTCAGTATGTTCGTCCACTTGCATGTGTTGAGCGGATACAGTTTGTTTCAAAGCGCGGCGGCGGTGGAGGCGCTTGCAGCGAGGGCGAAGCAGCTTGGCTATCAAGTGCTCGCGCTCACTGATCGGAATGTGTTGTATGGCGCTATTCCGTTTTACCGGGAATGCAGGCGGAACGGCATTCGCCCGATCATCGGCGTAACGGCCGATGTCGCTCTTTTTGGGGATGAGGCGTTTCCACTCGTGCTGTTGGCCGCTGACGAAGAGGGATACCGCCATTTGCTTGAAATCAGCACAACGATTCAAACGGGGGAGGCAAAGCGGATTG is a window of Geobacillus kaustophilus DNA encoding:
- the ytrI gene encoding sporulation membrane protein YtrI; translated protein: MRIPPYYQYPSWQRFFAGAAIGALISWFVFLYMFGVLQEKQVRHVNELNEQIADLQNEIRIWQEDYIHYNKEMKKKLTVQDVSVHLANAEQYKLDSYTTFRIEDSVKEDLSHLITKDIETVYNSRELIERAIENKTYTIHEKTYRLELHTLTIFTLLAVEVKLAPLP
- a CDS encoding YtrH family sporulation protein, with translation MNEKAAFLPAFIQSYFIAVGVLLGGAIIGALGAFLSGGQPLTAMYRFAGDLRIWAVVAAIGGTFDTFYVVERGLFLGETKDIVRQFLLILSAMGGAQTGVAIITWLTQEHISP